The Deinococcus puniceus genome segment TGTTGGCGCAGGGCGGCTGGAACGAACCCGGCTGGCTGGTGGCTGACCTCGACCTGAGCCTGACCCGGCATGTGCGGGCAGACGGCCACGTGCTGAACTGGCGTGACCGGGTGGCCGCCGCCGAGCACGTGACGCCCGCAGAGGTTGTGAATCTGGATGGGGTCAGGGCATGACTACGCCCCTCACCATTCGCGCCCTCACCGTTGCCGACGCCCCTGCTTACCGCGCCGTGCGCTTGGCAAGCCTTCAGAATGACCCCGCCGCGTTCATCACCACCGCCGCCGAATTCGCCGCCCGATCCTTGCCTGATGTGGCCGAACGCCTTGCCCCGACAGACTTGGCCGTGACCTTCGGCGCATTTGCAGAAGCCGACTTGGTGGGCCTGCTGACGGTGGCCCGCGAATCCAGACCCAGCTTGATTCACCGCGCCAACGTATTCGGCGTGTCGGTGCTGCCCGCCGCACGAGGCCGGGGTGCGGGTGCGGCGTTGTTGGATGCTGGCTTGGCCCAGATTCGCACTTGGTCAGGCGTGACAGTAGTGCTGCTAGGCGTGACCGAAACCCAGCACGCCGCCCGAAGATTGTACGAGCGGCACGGGTTT includes the following:
- a CDS encoding GNAT family N-acetyltransferase, encoding MTTPLTIRALTVADAPAYRAVRLASLQNDPAAFITTAAEFAARSLPDVAERLAPTDLAVTFGAFAEADLVGLLTVARESRPSLIHRANVFGVSVLPAARGRGAGAALLDAGLAQIRTWSGVTVVLLGVTETQHAARRLYERHGFTVWGTQPEAVQGAGGERLAEHHMLLRV